From Candidatus Zixiibacteriota bacterium, one genomic window encodes:
- a CDS encoding biotin/lipoate A/B protein ligase family protein — MERDALYLVTPEQPPIFNMALDEWLFGQVCRKKLPPVLRLYSWAPPGVTLGYNQRYERAIDPLKMTAPIPVIRRITGGRAIYHETSEITFSFSTSLQTFGADFHSLSATNSKMSELLKELLIRLGIDAHWQRQSQSPPTNSPLKSQACFQSVAKYELTAGGSKIAGVAQRIKGNFIIFQGSLKLNGISPFPAIGQGAMEPAAKANSSAGYSMDELKDFFPAVFAKYLHLKFNEFSLSSRDKAELAVKIAFLTKNPLEKRGFD; from the coding sequence ATGGAAAGAGATGCTCTTTACCTGGTAACGCCGGAACAACCGCCAATATTCAATATGGCGTTGGATGAATGGCTCTTTGGCCAGGTTTGCCGCAAAAAATTGCCGCCCGTCCTGAGGCTCTACAGCTGGGCTCCTCCCGGAGTTACCCTTGGCTACAATCAACGCTATGAGCGGGCCATCGACCCATTAAAGATGACTGCCCCAATTCCGGTCATTCGGCGAATCACCGGAGGCCGAGCCATTTATCATGAGACCTCGGAGATAACTTTCTCTTTTTCAACTTCGCTGCAAACCTTCGGAGCCGACTTTCATTCCCTCTCGGCGACGAATTCCAAAATGTCCGAGCTCCTCAAAGAGCTTCTCATCCGGTTGGGAATCGATGCCCATTGGCAGCGACAGTCGCAAAGCCCCCCAACCAATTCCCCATTGAAGTCGCAAGCCTGTTTTCAATCGGTTGCCAAGTATGAGCTTACCGCCGGAGGCTCAAAAATCGCCGGAGTCGCTCAAAGAATAAAAGGCAATTTTATAATCTTCCAGGGTTCGCTCAAACTTAATGGAATCTCCCCATTCCCGGCTATCGGTCAGGGAGCGATGGAACCGGCAGCGAAAGCCAACAGCAGCGCCGGGTATTCCATGGACGAATTGAAAGACTTCTTTCCCGCAGTTTTTGCGAAATATCTTCATCTCAAATTCAATGAATTTTCTCTTTCCTCTCGGGATAAGGCGGAACTTGCCGTAAAAATCGCATTTCTGACCAAAAATCCGCTGGAAAAGCGCGGATTTGATTGA
- a CDS encoding protein phosphatase 2C domain-containing protein, protein MSVRISIFGKSDRGLVRSGNEDSFLIDTENNLVLVCDGMGGHQAGEVASRDACAIVSYSFSQIASALMEDAILSLPATLPPLGDLLIKAIRLANRSIYFRSRSRSHLSGMGTTIVGVVVENGIINIAHVGDSRAYRLNFAGLVPLTTDHSWVAELKQSGQFSEAEAAMMVGKNVITRALGVNEKVEIDYRADRISPGDIYILCTDGLSAYADDTDIFAAIKDCRDDINGIVENLVRLANDRGGQDNVTVAAIRVDEVSSENTQNAVPPVTVGVESDEALLRENEIIGAIIQQEEKTEQFRVEGVEAVEKRRPLVWIFAIFIVIAAIIIIITTGK, encoded by the coding sequence TTGAGCGTACGGATTTCTATCTTCGGCAAGTCTGACCGCGGTCTGGTTCGAAGTGGCAACGAAGACTCCTTCCTGATAGATACAGAAAACAATCTTGTCCTCGTCTGTGACGGCATGGGGGGGCATCAGGCGGGGGAAGTCGCTTCTCGTGACGCCTGCGCCATTGTCAGTTACAGTTTCTCTCAAATCGCCAGCGCCCTGATGGAAGATGCAATCCTCAGTCTTCCGGCAACGCTGCCGCCGCTGGGTGACCTTCTTATCAAAGCCATCAGACTGGCTAACCGCAGCATCTATTTCCGTTCCCGTTCCCGCAGCCATCTATCAGGCATGGGGACCACCATTGTGGGAGTTGTCGTCGAGAACGGCATAATCAATATCGCCCATGTCGGCGACAGCCGCGCCTATCGATTGAATTTCGCCGGGCTGGTCCCTCTCACCACTGACCATTCCTGGGTCGCGGAACTGAAACAATCCGGTCAGTTTTCCGAAGCCGAAGCCGCCATGATGGTGGGAAAAAATGTCATCACCCGCGCACTGGGCGTCAATGAAAAGGTGGAGATAGACTACCGCGCCGACCGCATCTCGCCCGGCGATATTTATATCCTCTGTACCGATGGCCTGTCGGCTTACGCCGATGATACCGATATTTTTGCCGCCATCAAGGATTGCCGTGACGATATCAACGGCATCGTCGAAAACCTGGTCCGGCTCGCCAACGACCGCGGCGGGCAGGACAATGTCACTGTCGCCGCTATCCGCGTTGATGAAGTCTCCTCCGAAAATACCCAGAATGCGGTGCCCCCGGTGACGGTCGGGGTGGAGAGCGATGAGGCTCTCTTGCGAGAGAATGAAATCATCGGTGCCATAATTCAGCAAGAAGAAAAGACCGAGCAGTTCCGCGTCGAGGGCGTGGAGGCAGTTGAGAAGAGACGTCCCCTCGTCTGGATTTTCGCTATTTTTATTGTTATCGCCGCCATTATAATTATTATCACCACCGGTAAGTAA
- a CDS encoding T9SS type A sorting domain-containing protein, which produces MSLLFTASLAFGDVYPTNVWMNFYGSVSTYNGQPLPVGSIIDAYDGQGTHCGSDTVITAGNYGFMPVYADDPLSGIDEGASAVGETITFVINGRLAAVHGPDMPTWTGVLGDDKEVNLSASAIISIAPYSMPTDRFATPGDTIRYMVGVQNTGQGIDFYTISATSNNGWIVRPFFGFAYAPAGQVAYLYFDFLVPPVLFEDTTDIITFRVSSGIDPTVYVEGSVTTHIVMTDAPGDGSPLLPASFSLHQNYPNPFNPVTVISFDLPRASHVSLAIYDILGRQLESFDLGHLGAGNHSIEYSAASRTSGVYFYRLTAGEFSDVRKMILLK; this is translated from the coding sequence ATGAGTTTGTTGTTCACGGCATCCCTGGCATTCGGGGATGTCTATCCTACTAACGTCTGGATGAATTTCTATGGTTCGGTCTCGACATACAACGGCCAGCCGCTTCCGGTCGGTTCCATAATTGACGCCTATGACGGTCAGGGAACTCACTGCGGCAGCGACACAGTCATAACCGCCGGCAATTATGGTTTCATGCCGGTGTATGCGGACGACCCGTTATCGGGCATAGATGAAGGGGCGTCAGCAGTAGGCGAGACCATAACCTTTGTCATTAACGGACGTCTTGCCGCCGTCCACGGTCCTGATATGCCCACCTGGACCGGAGTTCTTGGCGATGACAAAGAAGTCAATCTCTCGGCCTCTGCCATAATCTCTATCGCTCCCTATTCCATGCCGACCGACCGTTTCGCCACTCCCGGCGATACCATCCGATACATGGTCGGGGTGCAGAATACAGGGCAGGGGATTGATTTTTACACGATTTCGGCAACCTCCAACAACGGCTGGATTGTTCGTCCTTTCTTCGGTTTCGCCTATGCCCCGGCCGGGCAGGTCGCCTATCTGTACTTTGATTTTCTAGTCCCGCCGGTGTTGTTTGAAGATACCACCGATATCATCACCTTTCGGGTTAGTTCTGGTATTGACCCGACGGTCTATGTGGAAGGCTCGGTAACCACCCATATTGTAATGACGGATGCTCCCGGCGACGGCTCTCCGCTTTTGCCGGCTTCGTTCAGTCTCCATCAGAATTATCCCAATCCCTTTAACCCGGTGACCGTTATCTCCTTTGACCTTCCTCGGGCGAGTCACGTTTCTCTGGCGATTTATGACATCCTGGGCCGTCAGTTGGAGAGTTTCGACCTGGGTCACCTTGGCGCCGGAAATCATTCCATAGAATATTCGGCGGCGTCGCGCACCAGCGGTGTTTATTTTTATCGACTCACTGCGGGAGAGTTTTCTGATGTGAGGAAGATGATTCTGCTGAAATGA
- a CDS encoding Ig-like domain-containing protein, whose protein sequence is MRTKWFLFTLVCLIVIASGPANSQVYTDTLRLYPVVPSQFLFNQGGVDKIRMGEPFYFDIYWDFKPVPADSLLGGGFTLEIRSPNLTTITKVAAPAGTNRAVLPAPYDNVALKNGFHNDTYWGLFGKPSDWPFAFKTDNFDGTLPDYFGHGFASSVGFPATPVPTAYYELHYQINQPGTICIDSVWLNDPSFDWAFGNDVGADIYAIAQGHPWCWEVADPNAPTNQPPELGAIGNRSVAEGATLQFTVTATDPDTDPLTFSATPLPANATLTPINTTSASFSFTPDFTQSGSYPIWFKVVDDEAAADSELVTIAVTNINRPPVLAAIGDKSVDEGDTLSFLISGTDPDGNNLLFTFEPAPLQNATLTNHNNGTATFTFMPNFNQSGSIPLHFIVSDIIAGSLSDSELVTITVNNVNRPPVLNPIGPKTVAKLENLNFDVTASDPDSDPLQLLVDNLPLNATFTDNGDGTGNFDFTPDESQVGDHMVTFSVFDGTETALEIVTITVTDVNDPPVLAPIGNKSVDEGAQLLFLITASDPNGTIPILSASTLPPNASFFDSANGTGLFVFWPEFNQSGTYDITFYASDGFFVDSEMIQITVVDIPRPPVISIFPDSSVFTVYEGALLNFEVSAIDPDGTIPFLSAENLPPNAIFEDSGFGEVIFYFWPDFDQAGFYDVTFIATDGALSDTAYVTINVLDATPPETTLLVSPSVFDIEVYEGAPIMNRAMVVYEMNGYHIQYSASNSSGWLTFNTSWPRITPDSAIFSINPFGLAPGDYIDTIWVAAPAAVNSPVAVPVMLRINSAPPSYEDSVWIATVPATTGSSVIVPVYFKNNELLSGVQMPFQWNSNQVTLDSITFDGTRVGYVDTKPVAIDNANQQAQFGVFTIFTPFINPGRGLLAKLHFSVSDSATTSFVKIDSTSIMMNHLLFTDTTGMSINPTFIYGGIVIDSISGYVCGRVIDVYSNEIEGATVELWNHFPAGYVMATAMSDFNGQFACNSLSIFPFDAYAYKTGYYPGLVKDIEYGNIGFDIVLTPIPPITPTPEWVNFYCDMNSYYNVPLPVGSVVDAYDPDGILCGSYFVTEAGRYGLMPVYRDDPYSEEDEGADPGDTISFFVNGYPATATGNRVWTENGDSWQVCLDVASVEDRVIVLRSGWNLISWNVDTPMDDLEALLAPIAGCIEVVLGFEQGGFTYDPALTDFSTLWNMDHFHGYWIKMTCEDTLVITGVPVAPTTPIALEYGWNLVSYLPDTVYPTPEALASVHDHLIVALGFDGVGRTYDPNLPNYSDLLEMKPGFGYWLKVTQDEMLIYPGIGPKVVFDQTFAQINRASKPNNLSVSSLWMSIYSKSLTLDGQIVPSGTDLLAIAPDGRIVGAGTVGADGKFGFVSVYGDDPTTSERDGLAAGEKFRIKIGGIESDELFTWSEAGARVEISSLTSKSGSILPTGFYLGQNYPNPFNPTTTISFSLPAGGHATLDVYNILGRKVITLFDGMAQAGENQVVWEGIDADGNPVASGIYFYKLKTSAFEQTRKMVLMK, encoded by the coding sequence ATGAGAACGAAATGGTTTCTGTTTACATTGGTCTGCCTGATTGTTATTGCCTCCGGGCCGGCCAATTCTCAAGTCTATACGGACACTCTCCGGCTCTATCCGGTAGTGCCCAGTCAATTCTTATTCAATCAAGGGGGAGTTGACAAAATTAGGATGGGCGAACCTTTCTATTTTGACATCTACTGGGACTTCAAACCGGTCCCGGCGGATTCCCTGCTCGGTGGCGGGTTTACCCTTGAAATACGGTCCCCCAATCTGACGACCATTACCAAAGTTGCCGCGCCGGCCGGGACCAACCGTGCGGTGCTTCCCGCTCCTTATGATAATGTCGCTTTGAAAAATGGCTTTCATAACGACACCTACTGGGGCCTCTTTGGTAAGCCATCCGATTGGCCCTTTGCTTTCAAGACAGACAATTTTGACGGCACTCTGCCCGATTATTTTGGACATGGCTTTGCTTCCTCAGTGGGATTCCCCGCTACACCAGTTCCTACCGCTTACTATGAGTTACATTATCAAATTAACCAGCCGGGGACTATCTGTATCGATTCAGTCTGGCTGAATGACCCGTCATTCGACTGGGCCTTCGGCAATGATGTCGGCGCCGATATTTATGCGATTGCGCAGGGACACCCTTGGTGCTGGGAAGTTGCCGACCCGAATGCTCCCACCAATCAGCCACCGGAGCTTGGCGCCATTGGCAACAGATCGGTGGCTGAGGGCGCCACTCTTCAGTTCACTGTCACTGCAACCGACCCGGATACCGACCCCCTCACTTTCAGCGCCACGCCGCTTCCCGCCAACGCCACCCTGACCCCGATAAATACTACCTCGGCCAGTTTCTCTTTTACGCCTGACTTTACCCAATCCGGCTCCTACCCGATATGGTTCAAAGTGGTCGATGATGAAGCCGCCGCCGACTCCGAGTTGGTAACTATTGCCGTAACCAATATCAATCGTCCTCCGGTTCTCGCTGCGATAGGAGATAAATCAGTCGATGAGGGAGATACCCTTTCCTTCTTGATTTCCGGAACCGACCCTGACGGCAACAATCTTCTGTTTACTTTTGAACCGGCGCCGCTTCAGAATGCCACGCTGACCAATCATAATAACGGCACTGCCACTTTCACTTTCATGCCCAATTTTAATCAGAGCGGCAGTATTCCTCTGCACTTCATCGTAAGCGACATTATTGCCGGAAGCCTCTCTGATTCGGAACTGGTTACCATAACCGTAAATAATGTAAACCGGCCTCCGGTGCTGAATCCGATTGGACCTAAAACGGTCGCCAAATTGGAGAATCTCAATTTTGACGTTACTGCCAGCGACCCGGACAGTGACCCGCTGCAGCTGCTCGTCGATAATCTTCCGCTCAATGCCACCTTCACCGATAATGGCGACGGCACTGGCAATTTCGATTTCACTCCCGATGAATCCCAGGTCGGCGACCATATGGTCACCTTCTCGGTTTTTGACGGCACCGAAACCGCCCTTGAAATCGTAACCATTACGGTGACCGACGTGAATGACCCTCCCGTTCTCGCTCCCATCGGAAACAAATCGGTCGACGAGGGCGCCCAGCTGCTCTTCCTGATTACTGCAAGCGACCCCAATGGCACCATACCGATATTAAGCGCTTCAACTCTGCCACCCAATGCATCCTTCTTCGACAGTGCCAATGGCACCGGACTATTCGTCTTCTGGCCTGAATTCAACCAGTCAGGAACTTATGATATTACCTTCTATGCCTCGGATGGATTCTTTGTCGACTCCGAAATGATTCAGATTACCGTGGTCGATATTCCTCGGCCGCCGGTTATCTCCATATTTCCCGACAGTTCCGTCTTCACTGTCTACGAAGGTGCCTTATTGAATTTTGAAGTTTCCGCCATTGACCCCGATGGCACCATTCCTTTCCTTTCGGCCGAAAATCTTCCTCCCAATGCCATCTTTGAAGACTCCGGCTTTGGAGAGGTAATCTTCTACTTCTGGCCCGATTTCGACCAGGCGGGATTTTATGATGTAACTTTCATTGCCACCGATGGTGCTCTCAGCGATACCGCTTATGTTACCATAAATGTACTGGATGCCACTCCGCCCGAGACCACTCTGCTGGTCAGTCCGTCCGTCTTTGACATCGAGGTTTATGAAGGCGCGCCTATCATGAACCGGGCTATGGTTGTTTATGAGATGAACGGGTACCATATTCAGTATAGCGCCTCCAATAGCAGCGGATGGCTGACCTTCAATACTTCCTGGCCCCGCATAACGCCAGATTCGGCAATCTTCTCGATTAATCCTTTCGGTCTGGCTCCGGGCGATTATATCGATACCATCTGGGTTGCTGCCCCGGCTGCGGTCAATTCTCCTGTTGCCGTTCCGGTTATGCTCAGAATTAACAGCGCCCCGCCCAGCTATGAAGACTCTGTCTGGATTGCCACGGTACCGGCAACAACGGGGAGTTCTGTCATCGTGCCGGTATATTTCAAAAATAATGAACTCCTCTCGGGAGTTCAAATGCCGTTCCAATGGAACTCAAATCAGGTGACATTGGATTCTATAACATTTGACGGTACCCGTGTCGGTTATGTTGATACCAAACCGGTGGCTATCGATAACGCCAATCAGCAGGCGCAGTTTGGCGTTTTCACCATTTTCACCCCATTCATCAATCCGGGGCGCGGACTTCTGGCAAAACTGCACTTCTCCGTTTCTGATTCCGCCACCACCTCGTTTGTCAAAATTGATTCGACCTCGATTATGATGAATCATCTGCTGTTTACCGACACAACCGGAATGTCAATAAATCCGACCTTTATCTATGGCGGAATCGTCATTGACAGTATCTCCGGCTATGTCTGCGGGCGCGTCATCGACGTTTATAGCAATGAAATCGAAGGCGCTACCGTTGAACTCTGGAATCATTTCCCGGCCGGCTATGTCATGGCTACTGCGATGTCCGATTTCAACGGCCAATTTGCCTGCAATTCGCTCTCAATTTTCCCCTTCGATGCCTACGCCTACAAAACGGGATACTATCCCGGCCTGGTCAAGGATATCGAATACGGGAATATCGGTTTTGATATAGTCTTGACCCCAATTCCGCCTATCACACCAACTCCGGAATGGGTCAATTTCTACTGCGATATGAATAGTTATTACAATGTTCCGCTGCCGGTCGGTTCCGTAGTCGATGCCTATGACCCCGATGGCATTCTCTGCGGCAGTTATTTTGTCACCGAGGCCGGTCGCTACGGCTTGATGCCGGTCTATCGGGATGACCCTTATTCTGAAGAAGATGAAGGCGCCGACCCGGGCGATACCATTTCCTTCTTCGTGAACGGTTATCCTGCGACCGCTACCGGTAACCGGGTCTGGACCGAGAATGGCGACAGTTGGCAGGTCTGCCTTGACGTCGCTTCGGTCGAAGACCGTGTCATTGTTCTCCGCAGCGGTTGGAACCTGATTTCCTGGAATGTCGATACTCCGATGGACGACCTCGAGGCGCTTCTGGCTCCTATCGCCGGTTGTATCGAAGTCGTGCTCGGCTTTGAGCAGGGCGGTTTCACCTATGACCCGGCGCTGACCGACTTCTCGACTCTCTGGAATATGGACCACTTCCACGGTTACTGGATTAAGATGACTTGTGAAGATACTCTGGTCATTACCGGCGTTCCGGTTGCTCCTACCACCCCGATTGCCCTCGAATATGGCTGGAATCTGGTCAGTTATCTGCCGGATACTGTTTACCCGACCCCTGAGGCTCTGGCATCGGTCCATGACCATTTAATAGTTGCCCTGGGCTTCGATGGCGTCGGTCGCACCTACGACCCGAATCTTCCCAATTACTCCGATTTGCTGGAGATGAAACCGGGATTCGGTTACTGGCTGAAAGTCACTCAGGACGAGATGCTGATTTATCCTGGCATCGGTCCGAAAGTGGTCTTTGACCAGACTTTTGCTCAGATTAATCGCGCTTCCAAACCGAATAATCTATCAGTATCCAGTCTCTGGATGAGCATCTATTCGAAGTCTTTGACTCTTGATGGCCAGATTGTGCCATCGGGAACTGACCTGCTTGCCATCGCCCCTGATGGCCGGATTGTCGGCGCCGGAACGGTTGGAGCCGACGGCAAATTCGGCTTTGTCTCGGTCTATGGCGACGACCCAACGACGTCTGAACGGGATGGTCTGGCGGCAGGGGAGAAGTTCCGGATTAAAATCGGCGGCATTGAATCTGATGAGCTCTTCACCTGGTCGGAAGCGGGCGCCCGTGTAGAAATCTCCTCGCTGACCAGTAAGAGCGGCTCAATTCTTCCAACCGGTTTCTATCTGGGTCAGAACTACCCCAATCCGTTCAATCCCACCACGACAATTTCCTTCTCTCTGCCTGCCGGTGGACATGCCACTCTTGATGTTTATAACATTCTTGGCCGCAAGGTCATTACTCTGTTTGACGGTATGGCGCAGGCCGGCGAGAATCAGGTCGTTTGGGAAGGTATCGATGCCGACGGCAATCCTGTCGCCTCCGGCATCTATTTCTACAAACTGAAGACCTCTGCCTTCGAGCAAACCCGGAAAATGGTCTTGATGAAATAG
- a CDS encoding VanZ family protein: MNRFLKYHLPAILYGLLIIILSSVAHFHTPRLRFIGMDKVIHFLEYAIFAVLVFRSFSHISERLSDRSVFLLSLLFLSLFAALDETYQKFIPGRQPDLTDAISDISGSILILILLWFWRSKRRKSK; encoded by the coding sequence ATGAATAGATTTCTGAAATATCATCTTCCGGCGATTCTCTACGGCCTTCTCATTATCATTCTCTCTTCGGTGGCGCATTTTCATACCCCCCGCCTGCGGTTCATTGGGATGGATAAAGTCATTCACTTCCTGGAATACGCAATTTTTGCGGTTCTGGTCTTCCGCTCCTTCTCTCATATCTCTGAGCGTCTTTCCGACCGTTCCGTGTTTCTCCTCTCACTGCTCTTCTTGAGCCTCTTTGCAGCCCTTGATGAAACCTATCAAAAGTTTATCCCGGGTCGCCAGCCGGATTTGACCGACGCCATTTCTGATATTTCCGGCTCAATACTTATCTTGATACTGCTTTGGTTCTGGCGAAGTAAGCGCCGCAAGTCGAAGTGA
- a CDS encoding GNAT family protein codes for MSESERLITIPILVGETVFLRPMEPEDNSLTYPWFLESDPQSQSCRPIKIVSVEEVVEASRKREATDKEGSLMIVRKEDRAPVGKIRYFNLNLLNRTAEIGYLINPAEQRKGYAREGLSLLARFLFEKMNLNKIYAQTGAFNSASVALLRSLNFKQDATLREHHFFNGKLHDDYIFSLLRREFEDNK; via the coding sequence ATGAGCGAGAGTGAGAGGCTGATAACCATTCCGATACTGGTCGGAGAGACGGTCTTTCTGAGACCTATGGAGCCGGAGGATAACAGTCTCACCTATCCCTGGTTTCTGGAGTCCGACCCGCAGAGCCAGAGCTGTCGTCCGATAAAGATTGTGAGTGTAGAGGAAGTGGTGGAGGCTTCACGAAAAAGAGAAGCCACCGACAAAGAAGGTTCATTAATGATAGTTCGGAAAGAAGACCGGGCGCCGGTCGGCAAGATTCGGTATTTCAATCTTAATCTTCTCAATCGAACAGCCGAGATCGGATATCTGATTAATCCGGCCGAGCAGAGAAAAGGGTACGCCCGGGAGGGATTGAGTCTTCTTGCCAGGTTTCTGTTTGAGAAAATGAATCTTAACAAAATTTATGCGCAGACGGGGGCATTCAACAGCGCCTCGGTGGCGCTGCTTCGGTCACTAAATTTCAAACAGGATGCCACCCTGCGAGAGCATCATTTCTTTAACGGAAAACTGCACGACGATTATATCTTCTCGCTCCTGCGGCGGGAATTTGAAGATAATAAGTGA
- a CDS encoding CBS domain-containing protein: MKVRELLKTKSQETETIEPDKSIKEAMDIIVSKRIGALPVLDKGELVGIITERDIFRLLHKNGAGAFTFKVCDVMTRKLVVGILEDDIEMVQAVMTNNRFRHLPIMDGRKMVGILSIGDIVKSHVKNLQIENRYLIDYITGKYPG, translated from the coding sequence ATGAAAGTGCGCGAGCTTCTAAAGACCAAGAGTCAGGAAACGGAGACAATTGAGCCGGATAAGAGCATTAAAGAGGCGATGGATATTATCGTTTCAAAGCGGATTGGAGCGCTTCCGGTTCTGGATAAGGGGGAGCTGGTCGGGATTATAACCGAGCGAGATATCTTCCGGCTGCTTCATAAGAATGGCGCTGGGGCGTTTACTTTCAAAGTCTGCGACGTCATGACCAGAAAACTGGTGGTGGGGATTCTTGAAGACGATATCGAGATGGTGCAGGCGGTGATGACCAATAATCGTTTTCGACATCTACCGATTATGGACGGCAGAAAGATGGTCGGAATTCTCTCTATTGGAGATATTGTCAAATCACACGTCAAGAATCTTCAGATTGAGAATCGCTACCTGATTGACTATATCACCGGCAAGTATCCCGGTTGA
- a CDS encoding SEC-C metal-binding domain-containing protein → MHLTGNPEKASGYYDEIYARGYNTGGYYPLYRQVLRMVNQIPEPRVLEIGCGVGDLAKILIENDIPYRGFDFSEKAVECAKNLCPTGNFIVGDAYERSCYHPEDYNIAIALEVLEHLDDFRVIENIPEGVELIASVPNYYDTAHLRLYQDPQRDIIERFRPYLKVSHVGILSPDKLVTSQSKVIYLFQGTRKQSTVKNETPHESKMGMVGRNELCPCGSGKKFKKCCLLNI, encoded by the coding sequence ATGCATCTGACAGGCAATCCTGAAAAAGCAAGCGGTTATTACGACGAGATTTACGCCCGGGGGTACAACACCGGCGGCTATTACCCTCTGTATAGGCAAGTTCTGCGGATGGTTAATCAGATTCCCGAACCGCGGGTGCTGGAAATCGGCTGCGGGGTTGGCGACTTAGCCAAGATTCTGATTGAGAATGATATACCTTATCGCGGCTTTGATTTCAGCGAAAAAGCGGTCGAATGCGCGAAGAACCTCTGCCCGACGGGGAATTTTATTGTCGGCGACGCCTATGAGCGGAGCTGCTATCATCCCGAAGATTACAATATCGCCATTGCCCTGGAGGTTTTGGAGCATCTCGATGACTTTCGTGTCATTGAAAATATACCGGAAGGGGTGGAATTGATAGCTTCGGTGCCGAACTATTACGACACCGCCCATCTCCGTCTTTATCAGGACCCGCAGCGAGATATTATCGAAAGGTTTCGGCCGTATCTCAAGGTTTCTCATGTCGGCATATTGTCGCCGGATAAACTGGTGACTTCCCAAAGCAAAGTCATTTACCTGTTTCAAGGCACGCGAAAACAGTCGACAGTTAAAAACGAAACTCCCCATGAGAGCAAAATGGGGATGGTCGGACGAAATGAACTCTGCCCCTGCGGCTCCGGTAAAAAATTCAAAAAGTGCTGTCTGCTGAATATTTGA
- a CDS encoding class I SAM-dependent rRNA methyltransferase, with protein sequence MSEVRILSPRYNLLREQNMSGYPIITLKEGKETNLVYRHPWIFSGALAAVDRDIPHGSLVWVADIKGNILATGTYSAHTTIAVRIFEFSKVEINRQWLRRKLSAASERRAAIGYGPGTATTGYRLVFGESDALPGIVIDRYDEILALQLSTAGADLLKNQIVDVLLELFQPRAIVERSDIPVRAEEKLSDAKGILSGESPELVEFKENGLDFLADVMNGQKTGFYLDQKELRAETARVSAGRKTLNLFSYSGASGIAALKGGAVSVMNVDSSEQALALSERIRKLNNISADIYNFKMADIFNWLAAQSKPEYDLVLLDPPALIKSRNDRESGQKAYHFINRAALRLVNDGGIFVSSSCSSFFSEDDLAFTLRRASVQANLSLELLQVVRQSPDHPVSFYFPESMYLKSFICRVRR encoded by the coding sequence ATGTCGGAGGTTCGAATCCTCTCACCCCGATATAATCTTCTCCGCGAGCAGAATATGTCCGGCTACCCGATTATAACCCTGAAAGAAGGAAAAGAAACCAATCTCGTCTATCGCCATCCCTGGATTTTTTCCGGGGCGCTTGCCGCGGTTGATCGGGATATCCCTCACGGCTCGCTGGTATGGGTGGCTGATATAAAAGGAAATATACTTGCCACCGGGACATATTCGGCGCATACCACCATTGCTGTCCGTATCTTTGAATTCAGCAAAGTTGAGATAAACAGGCAATGGCTACGGCGCAAACTCTCCGCGGCTTCAGAGAGGCGAGCCGCTATTGGCTATGGCCCGGGAACTGCCACCACCGGGTACCGTCTTGTATTCGGCGAATCGGACGCTCTTCCCGGCATCGTAATCGACCGCTATGATGAAATTCTCGCTCTGCAACTTTCCACCGCCGGGGCGGATCTTCTGAAAAATCAGATAGTCGATGTCCTGCTGGAATTATTCCAGCCCAGAGCAATTGTGGAGCGAAGCGATATACCGGTGCGCGCCGAGGAAAAGTTATCGGACGCAAAAGGAATCCTTTCTGGCGAGTCCCCGGAACTTGTGGAATTCAAAGAGAACGGACTGGACTTCCTGGCTGATGTCATGAATGGTCAGAAAACCGGTTTTTATCTTGACCAGAAAGAGTTGCGCGCCGAAACAGCCAGGGTGTCGGCCGGAAGGAAGACGCTCAATCTCTTTTCCTATTCCGGCGCCTCCGGTATTGCCGCTCTCAAAGGAGGGGCGGTTTCTGTGATGAATGTCGATAGTTCCGAGCAGGCGCTCGCCTTATCGGAAAGAATCAGAAAGCTGAATAATATTTCCGCCGATATCTATAATTTCAAGATGGCGGATATTTTCAACTGGCTTGCCGCTCAGAGCAAACCGGAATATGACCTTGTTCTCCTCGACCCGCCGGCTCTAATCAAATCCCGGAATGACCGGGAATCAGGGCAGAAGGCATATCACTTCATTAACCGGGCGGCGCTTCGTCTGGTGAATGACGGCGGCATCTTTGTGTCTTCCAGCTGCTCGTCATTTTTTTCCGAAGATGACCTCGCTTTCACTCTCCGCCGCGCCTCGGTGCAGGCTAATCTCTCGCTGGAGCTGCTCCAAGTTGTCCGGCAGAGCCCAGACCATCCTGTTTCCTTTTATTTCCCGGAATCAATGTACCTGAAATCGTTTATCTGCCGGGTGCGACGGTGA